From Pseudoalteromonas sp. Scap06:
GGTAAATTTGCAATAATAGCTGTCATTCGTTCAGTAATTTGAATAGCTGTTCTTGCTGATACCTGAAAGGCGTCTAATACAATAGAAATATTGGCTAAAGCAGTTTCGTGGGTTTGTGCGCGGGGGAGTAACTCAATATTTTTACTTTCTAAATACGCCGTTTCAAATTTAGTTGTATCACTGTGTACAAATAAAAAGTCTTTTAATACAGGTCGTTTTAAGCTGTAACGGCTATTAAAAAAGCGACCTAAATAAACGTTTGCATCAAAGCCTTCACCATAAATTGATTTGATTGTATGTTGAAGTTGCTCAGTATCTGTTGCAACAACAAACACAATGCCTTTAACATCAAAAATATGTTTAATCGTCTCTAACATTTCTACCGCATAACTTGGGCGACAGCGATCTAATTCATCAATAAAAATAAATATGGGTAGCGACTTACCTTCCTGCTTTTCAAACTTACTTACCCAGTCTGCTAACTTGGATTTGATTACTTCGATGCTTTTATTCTTTGCTTCATGATCTTTAATCAAATTTTGTGCAAGCGCTTTTACTGCTGGTGAAAAGTCGCTACCAGTTAACTTGTTAGAATTTTGCTTTTGATCATCTTCAATTTCTTCATCAGAGAATAGTAATGTGTGTAACTCATCTAAATCTATGCCTGATATTTTTTTAGTTAGGCCTTGTGCAATAGCAGGTGCAACAGCCTTAAACATCGAAACTGCACTTTTAGGAATAGTTATATTAAACTTAGCCTGACGTTGAAGCTGTTTGATGATACCTGCAATTACAGTTAAAAATGGGTCGTCTGAATAGTCTTGCTGCCATGCATCAATATATACAACAGGAAAATCTACTATTAATTCTCGTGACCAACGCTTAAGAAAATAGGTTTTACCTGCCCCCCATTCAGCATTGAGATTTAATACATAGTTTTTCTTTTGCTCATCATCAGGCCTACTTTTGTCAAAACCTTCTTGAACCAATAGCCTTGATAAGAATGTGGCATAACGAGCACGATCTAATTTATCAGCAGGAAAATACTCCCCCAGTGAACGGTTGGTTGGCTTGTTCCAGTTGAAGCCTTTAATATCGTGCATTTAATTTCCCTTTAAACCATTCTTTTTCATATAGTGCCATACTACATTCAATAAACGTAACCTATTAATAAAAAGCTATTATTATTTATCTCTGTGTAGCACGTAGCGCCTCGGTGTTCTCGGTGGTGATCAATCTTAAACAAAAAAGCCTGCAGATTTGCAGGCTTTAAACTCACTCACTTTGTTGGGTTTCGCTACGCTCTACCCAACCTACAAAACAATTAAGCTCGTTACTAAGTAAGCAACAAACGTTAGGCCGCCGCCCACTAACGCATACGGTAATTGGGTTTTAACGTGGGTGAGTAAATCACAACCCGAGGCGATGGCTGATACTGCGCTGGTGTCGGATATAGGGGAACAATGATCGCCAAATATCCCGCCACCTAAAATAGCGCCTACCACCAGCGATGGCGGTAAACCAAGCGCTTGAATAAGCGGTACGCCAATAGGGATGAGGATGGCAAACGTGCCCCACGATGTACCCGTAGTAAACGACATAACCGCACCGGTTAAAAACAGTACTGGCACTATTAAATATATTGGTAAGTAATCGCCAACCAAAGATGCCACAAACACGCCTGTGCCTAGCTCTTTTAAGCTTGCGCCCAAGGTCAGCGAGAGCAATACAATACTTACCAGTGGGAGTAATTCGCCCATGCCTTTAAAGCCGGTATCAACAAGTTGGTGGTGGGTAAACTGGCGCGATCCAATCATTAAACAATAGGCTACAACAATAGCTAAAACGGTGGCGTACAATACTGATTTTGAACCGCTGCCCTCGGCAAGTACGCCGTTACCGGTATAAAACATAAAACCGACCATGCTCACAATCAGCGTAAGTAATGGCACCAACATAAAGCGTGCTTTAGAGCCTTTTACTTCTTCTTTTAGCTCGGTTGTTTGTAGCTCTAGTTTTTGCTCGGCTACTTTCATTGGGCCATGTACTTTATCGAACGCAATGGTATAAAAAACAATAACCAGAGTGATTATGGCGTAAAAGTTATAGCCTACACTGCCCCACAGCACCGATACGGCCGACTCGCCTAATTCGTAATTACCTAACAAGCCCAGTACAAATGCACCCCAGCCGTTTAGTAATATTAAAATACATACAGGGGCGCTGGTGCTATCGATTATATAAGCTAAACGCGCGCGGCTCATTTTAAATTTATCGAACAGGCCGCGAGATAAAATACCCGAGGTAAGCACACTTAAGTTTGACTCTATAAATACCGCAACGCCGGTAAACATAGTTAAAAAGCCCACTTGGCGCTTACTTTTAGCAACGCCTTTGTTCATCAGCAAATTAACAGTAGCAGCAACACCGCCAGATTCGCGAATATAGGCAAGTAAGGCGCCTATTAAAATACTAAAGATGAGTATACGGGTATTACCAGGAGAACTGGCCACAGCAACTATGCGCTCAATGCTATTTAAAAACGTAGTAAATACGCTATTTCCTTCACCTTGTAATGCGAGTAAAAATTCCGATGAAATTACCGCAACAAGCAGCGCCATAATGACTTCTTTGCGCCAAAACACAATAATAATGGCAATCAGCGGTGGCAAAATAGAATACCAATGCATAAACAAACCTTTTTAATTTTTATAATAAACGCGGCTTTAACAGCCTTGGTTAGTTAATAGTAAGCAGTTAACTTAATAGATTTACACCATTAAGTCACTCACTGAGTTTACTGATTTAACAGCGCCTCATAAATTAATGAAACAATAGAACCATATTGAGCTGTTTCAAAGTTTTTACCTACAAACTGATAACGTTTTTCACTACCTTTAATTGGTGAATGGCGTGCATTGGTAAGTAAAACAATAGCTAAATCGTAAGCGGGATCAATCACAGTTACTGTGCCAGTCCAACCTGTGTGTCCATAAGCTTGTGGGCTGGCATATGGGCCAAAGTGCCAGCGCCGCGCTTGATTATTTCCTGCAAGACGAAAACCTAAGCCGTAGGTTTCATCGGTACTTTGTGGGGTTAAAAACTGCGCCAAACTACTGGCATTAAAAATTTGCTTATCGCCGTAACCGCCCTTGTTGAGCAACACTTGGCATAAAACGGCTAAATCGGGGGCATTACTAAATAGTCCTGCATGGCCTGCTACACCATCAAGTGAATAAAAAGCACGCTCATCATGTACCTGCCCTTGCAGTACATTGGTGCGAATATTATCAAAATGAATACGGCCATCGCGGGTATTTCCACTTAGCTCCGTGGCGGCAAACTGCTGACGATTAAAGCCTTTTTTAAGCGGGTTAAATAAAGTGTTGTTAAGCTTTAAAGGCGCGTAAATATGCTGCTCTAGGTATTCGTCGAGCGGTTGGCCGCTAATACGCTCAATTAAAACTCCTAAAATCATGTAATCAATATCAGAGTAAACATGCTGAGCGCTTGGCTCACTGGCTAGTGGTACGCTGGTAAGTAGTAATTGTTTAGTGGTGTCGCTGGCTTGTGAAAAAAAAGCTTCGCCATAGCGGGTGTCTTTTCGATGAAAGTCGAACACAGGCGGATAACCGGCTTTATGAGTGAGTAAGTCTTTAACTTGGCGCAGCTCTCGTCCATCGCCTTGGTATTCTGTTAGGTAATCACTCACTCTGTTATTTATGTTTAATTGCCCTTCGCTTACTAGTTTCATTAACGCAAAGTTAGTAGCAAATATTTTTGTGTTTGAGGCTAAATCAAAGAGTGTATTTGTTTGCATGGGCTCTGGGCGTAACAACATTAAGTCATTTTGCTGATATTGCTTGGCATCACCATAAGCGGTTAATTTTAATATCTTACCCGCTTTAATTATCGCTAATACCGCACCAGGAAAGCCCGCACTTACATCTTTTTCTATTAGCTTATCTACCGCACTAAAATCAATGGTTTTAGCCACTGAGCTATTTAGAGTAGCAAAGGCAAATCGCAGAGTTAAACTACCGTTAGCTGGTTGAATGTTATCAACCTTAAAAGTATTAACTCCGTTGTGAGTGTACTGCCCTAAATTAAAGGCATACTCAGTATTTTTTTGCAGGGTATCAAGCGCTAACTTTTTATTATTAATATAAATATCGGCACTTAAGGCACTTTCATTTTGTAGTAATAATTGCCCTCGCCCTTTATATGCTTTAAAGGTCCCACGATTATTTACATATTCTCGGCTACTGGGGTTGGACTCAGGAAAGGTAGCAATAACTTGCGCATTAGCGAGGCTCTGTATTTGATTAG
This genomic window contains:
- a CDS encoding P-loop NTPase fold protein; translated protein: MHDIKGFNWNKPTNRSLGEYFPADKLDRARYATFLSRLLVQEGFDKSRPDDEQKKNYVLNLNAEWGAGKTYFLKRWSRELIVDFPVVYIDAWQQDYSDDPFLTVIAGIIKQLQRQAKFNITIPKSAVSMFKAVAPAIAQGLTKKISGIDLDELHTLLFSDEEIEDDQKQNSNKLTGSDFSPAVKALAQNLIKDHEAKNKSIEVIKSKLADWVSKFEKQEGKSLPIFIFIDELDRCRPSYAVEMLETIKHIFDVKGIVFVVATDTEQLQHTIKSIYGEGFDANVYLGRFFNSRYSLKRPVLKDFLFVHSDTTKFETAYLESKNIELLPRAQTHETALANISIVLDAFQVSARTAIQITERMTAIIANLPSGKKVDVLVLAVLFCIYEKDHSLYEEIITGRFKRDGKNHKGEVRNISLNNFLKQSIQGVQQLAEIKYFIEPLSYTNSFYLGQMTSRNNNFATGNYSIKLTEFIDSIFCRVFNNTTNSVTLMFSSSSENVTALHSAEQNLANADVRKPRVGNITLLWLSYIYIKDGYEEITKEHYRDFIELSSPLDYMGDS
- a CDS encoding Na+/H+ antiporter NhaC family protein, which translates into the protein MHWYSILPPLIAIIIVFWRKEVIMALLVAVISSEFLLALQGEGNSVFTTFLNSIERIVAVASSPGNTRILIFSILIGALLAYIRESGGVAATVNLLMNKGVAKSKRQVGFLTMFTGVAVFIESNLSVLTSGILSRGLFDKFKMSRARLAYIIDSTSAPVCILILLNGWGAFVLGLLGNYELGESAVSVLWGSVGYNFYAIITLVIVFYTIAFDKVHGPMKVAEQKLELQTTELKEEVKGSKARFMLVPLLTLIVSMVGFMFYTGNGVLAEGSGSKSVLYATVLAIVVAYCLMIGSRQFTHHQLVDTGFKGMGELLPLVSIVLLSLTLGASLKELGTGVFVASLVGDYLPIYLIVPVLFLTGAVMSFTTGTSWGTFAILIPIGVPLIQALGLPPSLVVGAILGGGIFGDHCSPISDTSAVSAIASGCDLLTHVKTQLPYALVGGGLTFVAYLVTSLIVL
- the pbp4b gene encoding penicillin binding protein PBP4B; the protein is MYLNFSVLAKRTFFNALTITLCFIITGCSGASSAIKSQRPFIPNQIQSLANAQVIATFPESNPSSREYVNNRGTFKAYKGRGQLLLQNESALSADIYINNKKLALDTLQKNTEYAFNLGQYTHNGVNTFKVDNIQPANGSLTLRFAFATLNSSVAKTIDFSAVDKLIEKDVSAGFPGAVLAIIKAGKILKLTAYGDAKQYQQNDLMLLRPEPMQTNTLFDLASNTKIFATNFALMKLVSEGQLNINNRVSDYLTEYQGDGRELRQVKDLLTHKAGYPPVFDFHRKDTRYGEAFFSQASDTTKQLLLTSVPLASEPSAQHVYSDIDYMILGVLIERISGQPLDEYLEQHIYAPLKLNNTLFNPLKKGFNRQQFAATELSGNTRDGRIHFDNIRTNVLQGQVHDERAFYSLDGVAGHAGLFSNAPDLAVLCQVLLNKGGYGDKQIFNASSLAQFLTPQSTDETYGLGFRLAGNNQARRWHFGPYASPQAYGHTGWTGTVTVIDPAYDLAIVLLTNARHSPIKGSEKRYQFVGKNFETAQYGSIVSLIYEALLNQ